TTGACAATTATGCCGGTGTGACCTTCCAAAATTATGATGAGCCTTTGTTTATCGGCTGGGCACAGAACTGGGGCTATGCTGCCGAAGTACCTACAAACGAGTTCTGCGGACAGATGACTCTGGCCAGAAAGCTTTCGCTGAAAATGACAGGTGTGGGCTATCGCTTATGTGGAAAACCGGAAGGCCTTAAGCAAAACGGTGCATCTGCATATCCAATAGAAAGCGGAGCGCATATTGCTTCAGAAACATTTGGTATTCGGATGCATGGGAGTGGGGATGCAATGCTTTACCTGAAGAACTGCAAGGGGCAGAGACTTACTTTGGAAGTAAAAGAAGGCCGGATATCCGTTGACAGAGGGCTGGCAGGGAAGCGTGATTTCCATGAGCAGTTTATGACTGAGCAATACTCCAAAGCAGAGATGAAACGGCTTGCGGCTGGGGACTATGACATAGAATTGATATTTGATGTCTCTGTTCTGGAGGTATTCGCAGATGATGGTCTGGAGATGTGCACGATGGTAGTTTACCCGGAGGCTCCGTATGACAAAGTGAAGTGGCAGGGAGACTTGAAAGTAGAATTTTATACGATTGGTACAGGCCTGCATGCCTGAAAAATACGTCCGTCCGGAGTATCCGGGCGGGCGTTTTGCTTACAAAATTTTCTCATAAACAATACAATTTTTAACAAAATTTCTATTTTCATACTGACATAGGTTTACAGGATTCTCACATACTAACCTTGTAACTATTGACACTGAAAAATAGAAAGGAGATGCGGTATGGAGAATACTGTAATTGGTGCAAAAGGTGAATCTTTTAAGCAGCCTTGTGAATGTGTCCTTGGTATTGGGGCAGTGCCGGTCCAGCGATTTGGAGCTGTTTATGAACCTGAAACAGCTCTTAAGCGTGGAACGGTTTTTCCTGACTTGGATTTCCCATTTTTTGGAGGTGAAAGTCATGGAGAATAGACAGGAGCTTTTACAAAAAATCAATGAAATCAGTTTTGCAGTAAATGATCTGACTCTTTATCTGGATACTCACCCGACAGATATCCAGGCATTGGAAAAATTTGATTTCTATGCCGGGGAGCGGAAAAGACTGATGAGTGAATATGAAATGAAATTTGAACCATTGACAATTGATTGTGTAAAAGCAAATACGATACACGACCACGAATACTGCCCTTACCCACAACAGAAACATTTTACCTGGGTTGACGGACCGGCAGCCTGGGAAGGGGGACTCTATAATGTGGGCATATGAAAAAAGACTACAATTTCCGGTTAAAATCACAAAAACATGTCCGAAGACTGCTCAGCTGGTTATCAGTCAGTTCGGCGGACCTGATGGAGAATTGTCTGCGTCTATGAGATATCTTTCCCAAAGATACACCATGCCATGCAGAGAAATTGCTGGTTTGCTGACAGATATCGGTACCGAAGAACTGGCGCATATGGAGATGATTTGCGCAATTGTTTATCAGCTTACAAAGGACATGAGTGCAGAGGATGTGAAAACTGCAGGATTTGACGCTTATTATATTGACCATACAAGTGCTTTGTGGCCGCAGGCTGCCGGTGGAATACCCTTTAATGCCTGCGAGTTTCAGTCAAAAGGAGATGCTATCACTGACCTGTTTGAAGATCTTGCCGCAGAACAGAAGGCACGGACTACCTATGATAATATCCTGCGAGTCGTGAAAGATCCTGAGGTGCAGGCGCCGATCAAATTCCTGAGAGCAAGAGAAATCGTGCATTTCCAGAGATTTGGCGAAGCCCTGGAAAAGATGAAGGGTAAATTAGATGAAAAGAATTTCTACTATTTTAACCCGGAGTTCGATAAACAGTTTATAAAATCCCCTTGACAACGATATCTGGCGTGTTATACTATAGGCAAATAAACGAACACGTTGAAAAGACGAGTAAACCGCGGAACTTTACAGAGAGAGATGCATATGCTGGAAGTATCTTATAGGGAGCCGGTTGAAAACTACCTTTGAGTGGCCCCAATCCGGTCCGGTGATACCGTTATAATCAGGAATGAGTGGTTTTTATAACAATTAGGGTGGAACCGCGAATGATACAGATTATTCGTCCCTTGCAGCTTTTAAAAAGCTGCAAGGGATTTTTGTCGTGGTAAGAGAGGAGAGAAATATATGATTATTACATTGAAAGATGGATCACAAAAAGAATATGCACAGGCGATGTCTGTGCTTGATATTGCAAAGAACATCAGTGAAGGACTCGCCAGGATGGCGACCTGCGGCGAGGTTGATGGTGAAGTCAAAGACTTGCGTTGTGTTGTGGATAAGGATTGTACCCTGAGTATTCATACAGCATCCGATCCGGAAGGGCTGGCAGCCTACCGCCATACGACTTCGCATATCATGGCTCAGGCGATAAAGAGACTGTACCCGGAAGTGAAACTTGCGATTGGACCGTCTATTGCAGATGGCTTCTATTATGATATTGACAGCGAAACACCGATTACAGCAGACGATCTGGAGAAGATTGAAGCTGAGATGAAGAAAATTGTTAAGGCGGATTACCCGATTTCCAGATTCACAAAGCCAAGGAATGAAGCCATTGCATTTATGAAGGAACGCAAGGAACCATACAAGGTAGAGCTGATTGAAGATTTACCGGAAGATTCGGAAATCAGCTTTTATGAGCAAGGAGAGTTTGTGGATCTCTGCGCAGGCCCGCATTTGATGAGCACCAAATCTGTGAAAGCTTTTAAATTGACAAGTCTGGCTGGTGCTTACTGGAGAGGTGACGAGCATAATAAAATGCTAACCCGTATCTATGGCACTGCATTTCCTAAAAAGGCAGAACTGGAAGAATATCTGACTATGATGGAAGAGGCTAAAAAGAGGGACCACAGAAAACTGGGCCGTGAACTGGGCTTGTTTATGATGAATGAGGCCGGACCTGGATTTCCATTCTTCCTGCCAAATGGTATGGTACTAAAGAATAATCTGCTGGACTACTGGCACAAACTTCATGCTATGAATGATTATCAGGAGATATCCTCTCCTGTCATCCTGAACAGGGCACTTTGGGAGACCTCCGGACACTGGGATCATTATAAAGATAATATGTATACCACAGTGATTGATGATCAGGATTTTGCAATTAAGCCTATGAACTGCCCAGGCAGCATCCTGGTTTACGAGTCGGAGCCCCGCTCTTACCGTGATCTTCCGCTTAGGCTGGCAGAGCTTGGTCTTGTTCACCGTCATGAAAAATCGGGACAGCTGCATGGTTTAATGCGCGTACGATGCTTCACACAGGATGATGCGCATATTTTCCTTGCCCCGGAACAGATTAAAGATGAAATAACAAAAGTAGCGAAATTAATTGATGAAGTTTATAACCAGTTCAGATTCAAGTATCATGTGGAGCTTTCTACCCGTCCGGAGGACAGCATGGGCAGCGATGAAGATTGGGAACTGGCGACCGAAGGGCTGCGGGGAGCCCTGGATGAGATGGGCTTGCCTTACGTTGTGAATGAAGGAGACGGTGCCTTTTACGGACCTAAGATTGATTTTCACCTGGAGGATTCCATTGGAAGGACCTGGCAGTGCGGTACAATACAGCTGGACTTCCAGCTGCCGATGCGATTTAATCTGGAGTATACCGGAGCAGACGGTGAGAAGCACAGACCGATTATGATTCACCGTGTTGCATTTGGATCGGTGGAACGTTTTATCGGTATCCTGATTGAACATTTTGCGGGTGCATTCCCGACATGGCTCGCACCGGTTCAGGTGAAGGTGCTGCCGATTTCCGACAAGTATGCAGAATATGGAAAAAAAGTACAAAGTGCTTTGAAAGAAGCCGGTATTCGGGCAGAAATTGATACACGCTCTGAAAAAATCGGTTATAAAATTCGTGAGGCCCAAACACGAAAGATTCCATACATGCTTGTCGTAGGTGCAAAAGAGGAAGAAGAAGGTCTAGTGTCTGTAAGAAGCCGCAAGGAAGGTGATCTCGGACAGAGACTTCTGGATACATTTATAAAAGATGTAAAAGAAGAAATCCGTATAAAAGCAAATTGAAAGGTGCATACTATCTCCAAATGAAAAAAAGGAGGTAGCAAATATGACAGTATTAAGCTGTTCAGCAATAACATGCGCATATAATAAAGACGAACTTTGCTCAAAGGGAGACATCAAGGTAGGTGGAAGTAATGCACACGAAGCAGACCAGACCTGCTGTGAAAGCTTCATAGAGCGCAAGGACGGCTCTATGAGCGACAGTACAGGATCCGGATGCTCTACAATTGGCATTGACTGTGTCGCTGAAAGCTGCGTTTACAATGAAAGACGTGAATGTGTTGCCGGAGCAATTAATGTGGGCGGCAACCAGGCCTGTTCAAGTGACGAGACCAGATGCAGCACTTTCCGTATGGAATAAAATGACTTAATGTTACTATTCAGCCACAAGCTCGATTACGCTGCGCGGCATCTCGCTTGAGCTAAGCGCCCTATGCAAAAAGCCCAGTCTTTAACAAGCGAGCTTGCATGGGCCAGGCTCTGCTTTTTGCGCATGGCTGAATAGTAACAAAAAACAGCTTGACGAATCAGTGGAAACGTGATATTGTATTAGAGTATGAAAACAAAGAAGAGTATCCACTCTCACCTTAGCGCATATGGCGACTAACGGTTAATATAGCGATTAGAACAGCAGATGTGAGGTCTGTGTTGTGATGACGTGTATGGTGGATAGTCGGATTTGACTATCCTTTTTCATTGTTTAGGGAAATTGGTATATTTCCCGGGATGGAATTTCATAGTAAGGAAGCGATTAACAAGGAAAATTACCATGGAGGTGTACTACTATTAGCGATTTAATGATCAACGAGCAGATTCGTGACAGAGAAGTCCGTCTGGTCGGTAAAGATGGGGAACAGCTGGGCATTATGTCCGCAAAGGAAGCATATGCCAAGGCACAGGAAGCGGAGATGGATCTGGTTAAGATTGCTCCGACTGCAAAACCGCCGGTTTGTAAGATTATCGATTACGGTAAGTACAAGTATGAACTTGCGCGTAAGGAAAAGGAAGCAAAGAAAAAGCAGAAAACAGTTGATGTGAAAGAAGTGCGCTTATCACCCAATATCGATATGAATGATTTAAACACGAAAGTAGGCGCAGCCAGAAAGTTCATCTCCAAAGGGGATAAGGTAAAGATTACTTTACGTTTCCGTGGTCGTGAGATGGCACATATGAACAGCAGCAGACATATCCTTGACGAATTCGCCGAAAAGCTGTCAGATATCGCGGTAGTTGAGAAGGCTCCAAAGGTAGAAGGCAGAAGCATGACCATGTTTTTAACAGAAAAGCGTTAAAAGATACGTATTTTTTAAGGAGGAAATTAACAATGCCAAAAATGAAGACAAACAGAGCGGCTGCAAAGCGCTTTAAAGTAACAGGAACAGGGAAGATCGTTAGAAATAAAGCATATAAAAGCCATATCTTAACCAAGAAATCTCAGAAAAGAAAGAGAAATCTTAGAAAACCTACTGTTCTTGATGAAACAAATGTAAAGAACATGAAGAAAATTTTACCATATTTATAAGATAGATTTCAAGGAGGAATATGAGAGATGGCAAGAATTAAAGGCGGCATGAACGCTAAGAAAAAACATAACAGAACATTAAAGCTGGCAAAAGGCTACAGAGGAGCCAGAAGTAAACAATATAGGGTAGCAAAGCAGTCCGTGATGAGAGCACTTACATCTGCATATGCAGGAAGAAAGCAGAAAAAGCGTCAGTTTCGTCAGCTGTGGATTGCACGTATTAACGCAGCAGCGCGTCTGAATGGGCTGTCTTACAGCAAGTTTATGTATGGCTTGAAGCTGGCAGGCGTTGAGTTGAACAGAAAAGTTCTGGCTGACATGGCAATCAATGACAAAGACGGTTTCGCTACACTGGCTGAGCTGGCAAAGGCAAAGATCGCAGCATAAGGTAATAAGCTCTGGAAATCCCTTTACGGTTTTTCGGGGCTTTTTTTGGAGGTGCTTGTTATGAGAATGAATACTGTGGCCCTTATAGGACTTGGCTCGATAGGTGTATATTTTGCACCTCGGATGGAGCAGTATCTCGGCAGTGAGAACTTCTGTGTGATTGCTGACGGGAAGAGAAAAGAACGCCTGGAATCACAGGGAGTGACTGTCAATGGTGAAAATTACAGGTTTCAAGTCTGCGCTCCGAAAGACGGAAAAGAGACAGACCTGATTATCATGGCTGTGAAAGACATGGCACTTACGCAGGCGATTGCCGATATAAAAAGGTTTGTCGGAAAAAACACCCAGATACTCTGCGTTATGAATGGTGTGGTAAGCGAGGAAAAAGTGGCGGCCGTCTATGGCTGGGAACATGTTCTGTATTCCTATATCCGGGTATCTATCGCATTGCAAGACGGAAAGGCAGACTTTAATCCCCATGGAGGAAAGATTTACTTCGGAGAAGCACACAATGAGATTTTGACAGAGCGTGTTCTGGCGGTAAAGGATCTGATGGAGCGGTGCGATATACCTTACGTTATACAAGAAGATATGATCAGGGGAATCTGGTATAAGTTTATGACAAATATAGGCGAGAATATGACTTGTGCACTCCTCGGAATTCCTTATGGAGCCTTTCAAAAGAGCACCTATGCAAATGAAATCCGCATGGCTGCCATGAAGGAAGTGCAGGCAATTGCACAGAAGAAAGGAATTATCCTTACAGATGAAGACATGGAAAATCAAAGCCGGGCAATTATGAATATTCCCTTTCATAACAGACCCTCTACCCTGCAGGATTTGGAAAACCAAAAAAAAACAGAGGTTGAGATGTTTGCGGGAACAGTTGTAGATATGGGGAAAGAATTGGGAGTCCCAACACCTGTTTCATGGATGTTCTATCATGGAATCAAAGTTCACGAAGAAAAAAATGCGGGACTCTTATGTACTAGTCCATAATCTTTGCCAGACCTTTTCCATAGGCCATCAAAATCTTTTTATCGTCCTTGGACAAACGTTGAAAGACTTCGAGAAGTTCCTGCTGCCCTCTTGTCAATCGGAAGTCCTCTACCTTGTCCAGAAAGAAATCGGATAAAGTAATTCCGAATGCATCGCACATCTTTTGCAAGGTGGGAATTGTCGGAATGTTGGTTCGGTGAATCATGTTGTTAATCGTCGAGTAAGGAAGCTCTGATTCCTTTGCCAGCCGGTAGTACGTCCAGCCACGTTCCTTACAGAGACCTGTGATATGTTCAATAACATCTGTATCTCTCATTATCTTCTACCCCGTTCTTTTTATTTATGGTAATTATCAGTACCAAGTGCCCCTCAACACATATCCGGCACTATGTAAAAAACCTGATTTCTATATGTATATTGTAATTGACAGGATTACAAACGATAGATGTTAATAGGAGTCATACAATATACCTTAAAAAGAATATAATAAAAGTTAACTGATAAGTATAGCATTTTTGGCAAAAAAGCATTTGAATTATGTGAAGAAAATAACAATTTAACATTGCAATTCCCTTCCAAAAGAGGTATGATAACAAACGAAAGGTATGATATATGTGATAAGTACAGAGAAAGGAGCATTATGATGGACGTTAAAGAAAAGGCATTACAGCAGCATGAAGCATGGAAAGGCAAAATTGAAGTTATCAGCAGAGCAGAGTTAAAGACACCTGAGGATTTGTCGATTGCATACACACCAGGGGTAGCAGAACCCTGTCTGCGTATTTCGGAGGATGTGGATCTTTCCTATAAATACACACGCCGCGGTAATATGGTGGCGGTTATTACTGATGGTACCGCGGTACTTGGACTTGGTGACATAGGACCGGAGGCAGGAATGCCGGTCATGGAAGGAAAGTGTGTCCTGTTTAAAGAATTTGGTGATGTGGATGCATTTCCGCTTTGCGTACGTACCAAGGATGTTGATGAGATTGTCGATACAGTTGCTCTACTGGCGGGCAGCTTTGGAGGTGTAAACCTTGAAGATATCTCGGCCCCCAGATGTTTTGAAATTGAGAAGAAATTAAAAGAACGCTGTGACATTCCGATTTTCCATGATGACCAGCATGGCACTGCTGTAGTGACTGCGGCCGCCATGATCAATGCCCTGAAGCTTGTAGGAAAAGATATCAGTGAAATCAGCGTTGTAACTTCAGGAGCTGGCGCCGCCGGTATAGCCATTATCAAGCTTCTTGTAAGTCTGGGTCTGAAAGAAGTAATCATGTGTGACCGTCAGGGTGCAATTTATGAAGGCAGAGATGGCCTGAATCAGGAAAAACAGGAGATGGCTAAGATCTCCAACCTGAATAAGAAAAAAGGCAGCCTGGCAGATATGCTTGTCGGTGCGGATGTATTCATCGGAGTTTCTGCTCCTGGAACAGTGACGGAGGAGATGGTTAAGACTATGGCTCCAAACCCGATTCTTTTCCCAATGGCTAATCCGGTGCCGGAGATCATGCCTGACCTGGCTAAAGCTGCAGGGGCTGCAGTGATAGGAACGGGAAGAAGTGATTTTCCGAATCAGATAAACAATGTTCTGGCATTCCCTGGAATCTTCCGTGGGACTCTGGATGTACGTGCGAAAGACATCAACGATGAGATGAAAGTAGCAGCAGCTTATGCAATTGCAGGATTGATTGATGAAAAAGATTTGACGGCTGAATATATTATACCAAACCCATTCGATAAACGAGTGGCTAAGGCTGTAGCAGAAGCTGTATCAAGGGCAGCAAGAGACACTGGAGTAGCCCGCATCTGATTATTGGAGCTGTACGTCAAATACTTGTGCATAAAGTCTGGAAGGAGTCAGCAGGATTACCTTTCAGGCTTTATGATTTTTGTAGTTGGCATTCAGACCGTGGAGTGAATTTATGAAATCAAAAGTAGTTTTGATCCCTGTAAGCACCTATGAAAACAGTGAACTGTACCCGGCCGTAAAGAAAGGTCTGGAACTTTTGGGAGGCCTTGGATACTTTATCAGAAAAGAGGAAAGAATACTCCTGAAACCAAACCTGGTCCGGGATGCCGAAGTGGACAGGGCGGTCATCACGCATCCGGCAGTTATGGAGGCTGTTGCCCGCTGCCTGGCTGAGGAAGGTTTTACCAGACTGTCATGCGGGGACTCCTGCGGTGTCGGTTCCTCCACTAAGATTATGAAGAACAGTGGCATGGCCGGGAAGATGGAGCCGTATGGTGTGATAACAAAAGAGTTTGCCGAGGCAGAGCCTGTACAGAGTGAATTCGGTGGGCGAAAGCGTACATTTATGCTGGCAAAGGATGTTTTGGAAGCCGATGCGCTCATCAGTATCAGTAAGATGAAAACCCATGCTCTGGAGCATATTACGGGGGCGGTAAAAAATCAGTATGGCTGCATCTGTGGATTCCATAAAGCTAAGGGACATACCCAATATCCCAATGCGGAAAGCTTTGCCCGGATGCTGATCCATCTGAATCAGTATATCAGACCCCGCCTCTATATCATGGATGGAATCACCGCTATGGAGGGTAATGGTCCCACATCGGGTGATCCTGTTTCCATGGGTGTTCTTCTGATATCTGCGGATCCGGTTGCACTGGATAGCACATTCTGCCATCTGGTGCATCTGAATCCGGAATATGTACCTACGAATATTCATGGACAGAAGATGGGGCTAGGTACATGGCAGGAATCCGAAATAGAGATTTTGACACCGGAAGGTACGATTTCTATGGAGGAGGCTGTTTCCCGGTTTGGGAAAAAAGATTTTAAAGTGGAACGGGATCCTTCAAAAGGCAAAGGAATTTTGGGCAGAATCGGATTTTTAAGGGTATTTCAAAAAAGACCATATATTGAGCCGGAGAAATGCAGAAAGTGCGGCGTGTGCGTGGAAAGCTGTCCTGTGGAGGGGAAGGCTGTAAACTTTAAAAATGGAAGGAAAGCCCCCCCTGTGTATGACTATAAAAAGTGTATCCGGTGTTTTTGCTGTCAGGAAATGTGCCCCTATAAGGCAATAAAAGTGAGATGATTTTGGAGGGTATAAGATATGGAATTGGAAAAGTTAAGAGCAGACATGGTAGCGGCGATGAAAGCAAAAGATAAGCCCAGAAAAGAGGCCATCTCTTCACTGGTATCCGCTGTGAAAAAGATTGCAATCGACGAAGGGTGCAGAGAGGATGTACCGTCCGAACTTGTTGACCGGGTGATTTTGAAAGAACTAAAGACTGCAAAAGAGCAGATTGATACCTGCCCTGAAGCAAGAAAAGATTTATTAGCTGAGTACCAGTTCCGTTATGACGTAATCGATGCATATGCACCCAGACAGATGAGCCCGGAGGAAGTAAAGGCCTATATAGATGAAAAATTTGCGGATATAATCGCTTCCGGGAATAAGGGAATGATCATGAAGAACGTCATGGCAGAGATGAAGGGAAAAGCGGATGGAAAAATAATTAATCAAGTAGTATCGGATCTTTGCAAATGAATATACTGACAATTGAACACCTTACAAAAGCATATAGTGAAAAAACTTTGCTGGATGAAGCCTCATTCAGCCTTCAGGAAGGCGAGAAGGTTGGAGTCATTGGTATAAACGGAACCGGAAAGTCTACACTTTTGAAAATAATTGCAGGCGTAGAGGACCCGGATGCAGGAGAGGTTACTATGGGCAGCAATGTGAAGATTGGATATCTTTCGCAGACTCCTGTTTTTGAGAAAAACCAGACTATAATGGAAGTCGTTCTGGAGGGAACGCTGGAGGACCCTGAGGATTTTATAAATGAAAGTGAGGCCAAGGCCATGCTTACTTCTTTGGGATTTCAGGATTTGAATCAGCCGGTAGGAGAGCTGTCCGGGGGACAGAAGAAGCGGGTGGCACTGGTTGCTGTATTGTTGAAACCTGTGGATATACTTGTGTTGGATGAGCCTACGAATCATCTGGATAATCAGATGTCTGACTGGCTGGAGAAAACGTTGATTCAGTATCGGGGAACACTGGTTATGGTAACGCATGACAGATACTTTCTGGACCGGGTTGCCACGCGGATTGCCGAAGTGGATCAGGGGAAGATATACAGCTGCCAGGGCGGTTATTCCAAATATGTAGAGAAGAAAGAGCAGCGGCTGGATATAGAACTGGCATCAGAGCGAAAGCGCCGCAGTATCCTTCGAACCGAACTGGAATGGCTGTCCAGAGGTGCAAGAGCCCGTTCCACCAAGCAGAAGGCGCATATACAAAGAATTGAGGAGATGCAGAAAATTAATGCTCCTGTCACCTGCGGTCAGGTGGAATTATCTTCCGTAACCTCCCGGATGGGCCGGAAAACCATAGAAGTGGACAGCCTTAGTAAAATTTATGGCAATAAGGTTTTGTTTCGGGATTACAGTTACACCTTCCTGAAGGGTGAACGCATTGGAATTATCGGCCCAAATGGATGTGGGAAAAGTACTTTTTTGAAAATTATCTGTGGGGATGTGAAGCCTGACAGTGGAATAGTTGAAATCGGACAAACCGTGAAAATAGGATATTTTTCACAGGAGAGTGAATCACTGGATGAAACAATGAAGGCCATCGAGTACGTGAGGGAAGGTGCTGAATACATTCAGACCAGCGAGGGGCAGATTACGGCCTCTGCCTTGATGGAACGCTTTCTGTTCGACGGAACTATGCAATGGACCACCATAGGCAAACTTTCAGGAGGGGAGAAACGAAGACTATACCTCCTGAGAATCCTGATGGATGCTCCGAACGTGTTAATCCTGGATGAGCCTACCAATGACCTTGATATCCAGACACTGACAGTTCTGGAGGATTATCTGGATACATTTGATGGAAT
The window above is part of the Novisyntrophococcus fermenticellae genome. Proteins encoded here:
- a CDS encoding spore coat protein CotJB → MENRQELLQKINEISFAVNDLTLYLDTHPTDIQALEKFDFYAGERKRLMSEYEMKFEPLTIDCVKANTIHDHEYCPYPQQKHFTWVDGPAAWEGGLYNVGI
- a CDS encoding NAD(P)-dependent malic enzyme; protein product: MDVKEKALQQHEAWKGKIEVISRAELKTPEDLSIAYTPGVAEPCLRISEDVDLSYKYTRRGNMVAVITDGTAVLGLGDIGPEAGMPVMEGKCVLFKEFGDVDAFPLCVRTKDVDEIVDTVALLAGSFGGVNLEDISAPRCFEIEKKLKERCDIPIFHDDQHGTAVVTAAAMINALKLVGKDISEISVVTSGAGAAGIAIIKLLVSLGLKEVIMCDRQGAIYEGRDGLNQEKQEMAKISNLNKKKGSLADMLVGADVFIGVSAPGTVTEEMVKTMAPNPILFPMANPVPEIMPDLAKAAGAAVIGTGRSDFPNQINNVLAFPGIFRGTLDVRAKDINDEMKVAAAYAIAGLIDEKDLTAEYIIPNPFDKRVAKAVAEAVSRAARDTGVARI
- a CDS encoding ketopantoate reductase family protein, translating into MRMNTVALIGLGSIGVYFAPRMEQYLGSENFCVIADGKRKERLESQGVTVNGENYRFQVCAPKDGKETDLIIMAVKDMALTQAIADIKRFVGKNTQILCVMNGVVSEEKVAAVYGWEHVLYSYIRVSIALQDGKADFNPHGGKIYFGEAHNEILTERVLAVKDLMERCDIPYVIQEDMIRGIWYKFMTNIGENMTCALLGIPYGAFQKSTYANEIRMAAMKEVQAIAQKKGIILTDEDMENQSRAIMNIPFHNRPSTLQDLENQKKTEVEMFAGTVVDMGKELGVPTPVSWMFYHGIKVHEEKNAGLLCTSP
- the infC gene encoding translation initiation factor IF-3 — encoded protein: MINEQIRDREVRLVGKDGEQLGIMSAKEAYAKAQEAEMDLVKIAPTAKPPVCKIIDYGKYKYELARKEKEAKKKQKTVDVKEVRLSPNIDMNDLNTKVGAARKFISKGDKVKITLRFRGREMAHMNSSRHILDEFAEKLSDIAVVEKAPKVEGRSMTMFLTEKR
- a CDS encoding GatB/YqeY domain-containing protein, which gives rise to MELEKLRADMVAAMKAKDKPRKEAISSLVSAVKKIAIDEGCREDVPSELVDRVILKELKTAKEQIDTCPEARKDLLAEYQFRYDVIDAYAPRQMSPEEVKAYIDEKFADIIASGNKGMIMKNVMAEMKGKADGKIINQVVSDLCK
- a CDS encoding manganese catalase family protein, with the translated sequence MWAYEKRLQFPVKITKTCPKTAQLVISQFGGPDGELSASMRYLSQRYTMPCREIAGLLTDIGTEELAHMEMICAIVYQLTKDMSAEDVKTAGFDAYYIDHTSALWPQAAGGIPFNACEFQSKGDAITDLFEDLAAEQKARTTYDNILRVVKDPEVQAPIKFLRAREIVHFQRFGEALEKMKGKLDEKNFYYFNPEFDKQFIKSP
- a CDS encoding DUF1540 domain-containing protein; its protein translation is MTVLSCSAITCAYNKDELCSKGDIKVGGSNAHEADQTCCESFIERKDGSMSDSTGSGCSTIGIDCVAESCVYNERRECVAGAINVGGNQACSSDETRCSTFRME
- a CDS encoding helix-turn-helix domain-containing protein; translated protein: MRDTDVIEHITGLCKERGWTYYRLAKESELPYSTINNMIHRTNIPTIPTLQKMCDAFGITLSDFFLDKVEDFRLTRGQQELLEVFQRLSKDDKKILMAYGKGLAKIMD
- the thrS gene encoding threonine--tRNA ligase, with the protein product MIITLKDGSQKEYAQAMSVLDIAKNISEGLARMATCGEVDGEVKDLRCVVDKDCTLSIHTASDPEGLAAYRHTTSHIMAQAIKRLYPEVKLAIGPSIADGFYYDIDSETPITADDLEKIEAEMKKIVKADYPISRFTKPRNEAIAFMKERKEPYKVELIEDLPEDSEISFYEQGEFVDLCAGPHLMSTKSVKAFKLTSLAGAYWRGDEHNKMLTRIYGTAFPKKAELEEYLTMMEEAKKRDHRKLGRELGLFMMNEAGPGFPFFLPNGMVLKNNLLDYWHKLHAMNDYQEISSPVILNRALWETSGHWDHYKDNMYTTVIDDQDFAIKPMNCPGSILVYESEPRSYRDLPLRLAELGLVHRHEKSGQLHGLMRVRCFTQDDAHIFLAPEQIKDEITKVAKLIDEVYNQFRFKYHVELSTRPEDSMGSDEDWELATEGLRGALDEMGLPYVVNEGDGAFYGPKIDFHLEDSIGRTWQCGTIQLDFQLPMRFNLEYTGADGEKHRPIMIHRVAFGSVERFIGILIEHFAGAFPTWLAPVQVKVLPISDKYAEYGKKVQSALKEAGIRAEIDTRSEKIGYKIREAQTRKIPYMLVVGAKEEEEGLVSVRSRKEGDLGQRLLDTFIKDVKEEIRIKAN
- a CDS encoding DUF362 domain-containing protein, which produces MKSKVVLIPVSTYENSELYPAVKKGLELLGGLGYFIRKEERILLKPNLVRDAEVDRAVITHPAVMEAVARCLAEEGFTRLSCGDSCGVGSSTKIMKNSGMAGKMEPYGVITKEFAEAEPVQSEFGGRKRTFMLAKDVLEADALISISKMKTHALEHITGAVKNQYGCICGFHKAKGHTQYPNAESFARMLIHLNQYIRPRLYIMDGITAMEGNGPTSGDPVSMGVLLISADPVALDSTFCHLVHLNPEYVPTNIHGQKMGLGTWQESEIEILTPEGTISMEEAVSRFGKKDFKVERDPSKGKGILGRIGFLRVFQKRPYIEPEKCRKCGVCVESCPVEGKAVNFKNGRKAPPVYDYKKCIRCFCCQEMCPYKAIKVR
- a CDS encoding spore coat associated protein CotJA, producing the protein MENTVIGAKGESFKQPCECVLGIGAVPVQRFGAVYEPETALKRGTVFPDLDFPFFGGESHGE
- the rpmI gene encoding 50S ribosomal protein L35, encoding MPKMKTNRAAAKRFKVTGTGKIVRNKAYKSHILTKKSQKRKRNLRKPTVLDETNVKNMKKILPYL
- the rplT gene encoding 50S ribosomal protein L20, translating into MARIKGGMNAKKKHNRTLKLAKGYRGARSKQYRVAKQSVMRALTSAYAGRKQKKRQFRQLWIARINAAARLNGLSYSKFMYGLKLAGVELNRKVLADMAINDKDGFATLAELAKAKIAA